Proteins from a single region of Candidatus Aegiribacteria sp.:
- a CDS encoding RNA-binding protein has protein sequence MGKKLFVGGLAWATDDNSLSKAFEEYGTIEEAKVITERDSGRSRGFGFVTFGTDEEAKAAMEAMNGQEMDGRQLKVDFANDKQRS, from the coding sequence ATGGGTAAGAAACTGTTTGTTGGAGGATTAGCCTGGGCAACGGATGATAATAGTCTGAGCAAGGCTTTCGAGGAGTATGGTACTATTGAAGAAGCAAAAGTCATCACCGAAAGAGACTCAGGAAGGTCAAGAGGATTCGGTTTTGTGACCTTTGGAACCGATGAAGAAGCAAAGGCAGCCATGGAGGCGATGAACGGACAGGAAATGGACGGCCGTCAGCTCAAAGTGGACTTTGCCAACGACAAGCAAAGATCGTAA